In Mycoplasma sp. Mirounga ES2805-ORL, a single window of DNA contains:
- a CDS encoding ABC transporter ATP-binding protein, protein MRENVKDVSDTIEKFVENLNLHNKKIKQNNEIKKVKYSGLKKLIELNNLVKEYKIKKQKISVVNNLSFNIYQGQNVALLGGNGAGKTTTVEMIVGILKPTSGKITYNFSDSSTATNGSSKIGIQFQDSSYPQGLTVKDVIKSVNKIYGNLTNDREMELLTKIFGIDEFINNKASSLSGGQHQRLNALLAIVNKPELLILDELSTGLDIKIKSRLVNFLKEFIKKTNSTLLLVSHDINEIETLADRIVIIDKGVLIYDNTIEETRKKYGNVSKCLEHFI, encoded by the coding sequence ATGAGAGAAAATGTAAAAGACGTTAGTGATACGATTGAAAAATTTGTTGAGAATCTAAATTTACACAATAAAAAAATAAAACAAAATAATGAAATTAAAAAGGTTAAATATTCAGGTTTAAAAAAGCTTATCGAGCTCAACAATTTAGTTAAAGAATATAAGATCAAAAAGCAAAAAATATCTGTTGTTAATAACCTAAGTTTTAATATTTACCAAGGGCAAAATGTTGCACTCTTAGGTGGAAATGGCGCAGGAAAGACAACCACAGTTGAAATGATTGTGGGTATTTTAAAACCTACTAGTGGCAAAATTACATATAACTTTAGTGATAGTTCAACAGCAACTAATGGAAGCTCTAAAATAGGTATCCAATTTCAAGATTCATCTTATCCACAAGGTCTTACAGTAAAAGATGTTATTAAGTCAGTGAATAAAATTTATGGCAATTTAACAAACGACAGAGAAATGGAGTTGCTCACAAAAATATTTGGAATTGATGAATTCATTAACAACAAAGCATCTTCATTGAGCGGCGGTCAACACCAAAGATTGAATGCTTTGCTGGCAATCGTAAATAAACCCGAACTATTAATATTAGATGAACTAAGTACAGGACTAGATATAAAAATAAAATCAAGATTAGTAAATTTCTTAAAGGAATTCATCAAAAAGACAAATAGCACTTTATTGCTTGTATCTCATGATATAAATGAAATTGAAACTCTTGCAGATAGAATTGTAATAATTGACAAAGGTGTGCTAATTTACGACAACACAATTGAAGAAACTAGAAAAAAATATGGCAATGTTTCAAAATGTCTTGAACATTTTATATAA
- a CDS encoding DUF2179 domain-containing protein, whose amino-acid sequence MKENKKNKTNTVEIQRVKIKQSLFRFSSMHRVKNFKYQVLFTVLIGIFMGLTQFLFVQITGLYEMGIAALCQSVARLTYYFISPYGFWSKFIYNLIFWGLNVLVNIPLFILSYKKINQRFAILTVVFMIAGSVAGFIISNIPSSDTWLLFGKIGHQDNPEFGVFAVFIYAFIWGLIQAVCTALLLMINSSSGGFDMLSVYLSQKKYKDVGIILMFLHLGSFIIAFFLGTYLPGGLHESINISSKINNEWYLSVKGWSVQKYFSPSFIAGLFMVLFNGWLLSTLFPKFKMVRVEVMSSQTEAIVNKINSLKSHKFTSSINTVLGGYSKQEQKSIIVICLFMDAPKLFEIIREVDPNAFITASALKKVEGYLFVSK is encoded by the coding sequence ATGAAAGAAAACAAAAAAAATAAAACTAACACTGTTGAAATACAAAGAGTTAAAATTAAGCAATCTCTATTTCGCTTTAGCTCAATGCACAGAGTTAAAAATTTTAAATATCAAGTACTTTTTACAGTTCTAATAGGAATTTTTATGGGACTTACGCAATTCTTGTTTGTTCAAATTACCGGTCTATATGAAATGGGAATTGCTGCCCTATGTCAATCTGTTGCTAGGCTAACATATTATTTTATTTCACCTTATGGATTTTGAAGTAAGTTTATTTATAACTTAATTTTTTGAGGTTTAAATGTTTTAGTAAACATTCCATTATTTATTTTGTCATATAAAAAAATTAATCAAAGATTTGCAATATTAACAGTAGTTTTTATGATTGCTGGTTCTGTGGCGGGTTTTATCATAAGTAATATTCCATCAAGCGATACTTGATTGTTATTTGGCAAAATAGGACACCAAGATAATCCAGAATTCGGTGTATTTGCAGTATTTATTTATGCATTTATTTGAGGACTTATCCAAGCGGTTTGTACCGCGCTTTTATTAATGATTAACAGCAGTTCTGGTGGTTTTGATATGTTAAGCGTATACTTATCGCAAAAAAAATATAAAGATGTTGGAATTATTTTAATGTTTCTTCATTTAGGTTCATTTATTATTGCATTTTTCCTTGGTACATATTTACCCGGAGGATTGCATGAAAGTATTAATATTTCAAGCAAAATAAATAATGAATGATATTTAAGTGTTAAAGGTTGAAGTGTGCAAAAATATTTTTCACCTTCATTTATTGCAGGTTTATTTATGGTTTTATTTAATGGATGGTTATTATCAACATTGTTCCCTAAATTTAAGATGGTAAGAGTTGAAGTTATGTCTTCACAAACAGAAGCAATAGTTAATAAAATTAACTCTTTAAAATCTCATAAATTTACTTCAAGCATTAATACAGTTCTTGGTGGATATTCAAAACAAGAACAAAAGTCAATAATTGTTATTTGTTTATTTATGGATGCTCCGAAATTATTCGAAATAATAAGAGAGGTTGACCCTAATGCTTTTATTACTGCATCAGCGTTAAAAAAAGTTGAAGGATACTTATTTGTTTCTAAATAA